A single genomic interval of Candidatus Bipolaricaulis anaerobius harbors:
- the dprA gene encoding DNA-processing protein DprA, with protein MSALLDAHPTPRRAGAATITVMDRKLAWVGLNLLPSLTPRRRDLLLRRCGGPVEAWLCLGEGLPADLRQEVGDKVLSERQAADPERELALAERAGARILTHDDPDYPPPLRGIPASPPVLYMLGRWEGSRDGCAVAIVGTRRCTSYGRLVARKLGAELAGRGVTVVSGLAPGIDTAAHDGALSAGRTIAVLGSGLGNPYPAGSERRIAEISKRGAVLSEFPWETRGAQWTFPRRNRIIAGLARAVVVVEAPERSGALITADYALAQGKEVLAVPGPITSDASRGTNRLIQEGAKPVLTVEDVLSELGMPALPLPPSPLLPPESQLVYDLLSQEPLDPSEIVARTGLPHAQVSRILLDLVLAGHIQELAGRKYVRA; from the coding sequence ATGTCCGCCCTCCTTGACGCCCATCCTACCCCACGCCGGGCGGGGGCGGCTACCATCACCGTGATGGACCGCAAGCTGGCGTGGGTGGGTTTGAACCTCCTCCCGTCCCTGACCCCGCGACGGCGGGACCTCCTCCTGCGGCGGTGCGGGGGACCGGTCGAGGCGTGGCTTTGCCTCGGGGAAGGGCTCCCCGCGGACCTCCGGCAGGAGGTGGGGGACAAGGTCCTCTCCGAACGCCAGGCCGCGGACCCGGAGCGGGAGCTCGCGCTGGCGGAGCGGGCTGGGGCGCGGATCCTCACCCACGACGACCCGGACTACCCGCCTCCCCTCCGGGGGATCCCCGCCTCCCCGCCGGTCCTGTACATGCTCGGCCGTTGGGAGGGCTCCCGCGACGGGTGTGCCGTGGCGATCGTGGGCACCCGTCGCTGTACGAGCTACGGCCGGCTCGTGGCGAGAAAGCTGGGGGCGGAACTGGCCGGCCGGGGGGTGACCGTGGTGTCGGGGCTCGCCCCGGGGATCGACACCGCCGCCCACGACGGCGCCCTGTCCGCCGGGCGCACGATCGCCGTGCTGGGCTCCGGGCTCGGTAACCCGTACCCGGCGGGGAGCGAGCGCCGCATCGCGGAGATCTCCAAGCGCGGCGCAGTCCTGTCCGAGTTCCCGTGGGAGACACGCGGTGCCCAATGGACCTTCCCTCGCCGGAACCGGATCATCGCCGGGCTGGCCCGGGCCGTAGTCGTGGTGGAAGCGCCCGAACGATCGGGGGCGCTCATCACCGCGGACTACGCGCTCGCCCAGGGGAAGGAGGTCCTCGCCGTCCCAGGCCCGATCACGTCGGACGCCTCACGGGGCACAAACCGCCTCATCCAGGAGGGGGCAAAGCCCGTCCTCACGGTCGAGGATGTCCTGTCTGAGCTCGGGATGCCGGCATTGCCCCTCCCCCCCTCTCCCCTCCTCCCCCCGGAGAGCCAGCTCGTCTACGACCTCCTTTCCCAGGAGCCCCTCGACCCATCGGAGATCGTAGCCCGCACTGGCCTCCCTCACGCCCAGGTCTCCCGGATCCTCCTCGACCTCGTCCTCGCCGGCCACATCCAGGAGCTGGCGGGCCGGAAGTACGTCCGTGCGTGA
- a CDS encoding WD40 repeat domain-containing protein produces the protein MARHVGIVALVVGIVGAVGASQGVVAGNFDEHALARVGAETFAVAQGRTVEIRSWADPSRASRTLQGAEAFVVSLAASPDGRLIAAGDKDGHIMVWEIASGKLLMKEYAHRFSVWTVAFSPDGTLLASGGFDSTVRLWDTSLWIEVGLLIEPRLVNAEYKNRAHMGWVRCVTFSPDSRTLATSGCDGYVRVWDVDTLRLKRDAIQAGINVYFVAFSPDGQFLGCVTNPGEIRIYRTDTWEEALRLRAERVSGGRASSVYVMAFSPDGKRIICGGFSNKVEVWDLASRAMISEHPGHTDSIWGLVVFPDGERVVTTSRDKSIWLWRIGG, from the coding sequence ATGGCACGGCATGTAGGGATCGTTGCTCTGGTGGTGGGGATCGTGGGCGCGGTGGGGGCTTCCCAGGGTGTGGTCGCGGGCAACTTCGACGAGCACGCCCTGGCGCGGGTGGGGGCGGAGACGTTCGCCGTGGCCCAGGGGCGGACGGTGGAGATCCGGTCGTGGGCGGACCCCAGCCGGGCCAGCCGGACTCTGCAAGGAGCGGAGGCGTTCGTCGTCTCCCTCGCTGCCTCCCCCGATGGCCGGCTGATCGCGGCGGGGGACAAGGACGGGCACATAATGGTGTGGGAGATCGCCTCGGGCAAGCTCCTCATGAAGGAGTACGCCCACCGGTTCTCGGTGTGGACGGTGGCGTTCTCGCCGGACGGGACGCTCCTCGCCTCGGGGGGGTTCGACAGCACGGTGCGCCTGTGGGACACGAGCTTGTGGATCGAGGTCGGGCTCCTCATCGAGCCCCGGCTTGTGAATGCGGAGTACAAGAACCGGGCCCACATGGGGTGGGTGCGGTGCGTGACCTTCTCCCCCGATAGCAGGACCCTCGCCACGAGCGGCTGTGACGGGTACGTGCGGGTCTGGGATGTGGATACGCTCCGGCTCAAACGGGATGCGATCCAGGCCGGGATCAACGTGTACTTCGTGGCCTTCTCTCCCGATGGGCAATTCCTCGGGTGCGTCACTAACCCTGGCGAGATCCGAATCTACCGCACCGACACGTGGGAAGAGGCGCTGCGGCTCCGCGCGGAGAGGGTGAGCGGCGGGAGAGCGAGTTCTGTGTACGTGATGGCCTTCTCCCCGGACGGGAAGAGGATCATCTGCGGCGGGTTCTCGAACAAGGTCGAGGTGTGGGACCTGGCGTCACGGGCGATGATCTCCGAGCACCCCGGCCACACGGACAGCATCTGGGGCCTCGTGGTGTTCCCCGATGGCGAGCGGGTGGTGACGACGTCGCGGGATAAAAGCATTTGGCTGTGGAGGATCGGGGGCTAG